Proteins co-encoded in one Paracrocinitomix mangrovi genomic window:
- a CDS encoding S8 family serine peptidase → MNLKSTMMALAITLCALMSNAQTVFENYQDGKIWFQLSSEETINENLSRNGAEIDDNLLANYQFINQYQNQFGITNLTRPFKNATGRGSKPLVRTFLIEFDNHNGVNDLITLLENSGKVVYAEKVPYDKIDLTPNDPLYGSQWGLSQIQADLAWNISTGSSSVIVATVDNAVQTNHVDLAGNMWVNPGEIANNGIDDDGNGYVDDINGWDVGDNDNNPNPANGNWDHGTHVAGITGAESNNSTGVASIGFGISIMAVKATANSASYNAVTDGYDGIYYAALNGADVINCSWGGYGYSSTGQNVVNWAWNQGSIVVAAAGNDNYDMDAGNDHYPSNYNNVVCVASSTTGDSKSSFSNYGSDVDVTAPGSSIRSTVPFDSYAYMSGTSMASPMVAGLLGLMISANPGLPNQDYVNCLTSSCDNIDGINPSYAGDLGSGRINALTSLNCVVASLNNPPVADFTANYTTITVGSSVTFTDLTYYNPTSWSWNFDNQSLGGVTPATASTQGPHTVTYNNPGFYEVQLIATNGNGSDAETKTAYIEVVSADGCNTLNLDDPNFTSLTSIHVGWNPSLYTTGTGGADGFVSGNNTYGDVAKAEYFPAGMVGSSSHVVGTYVWFGAAYAANQNKTIDINVYDATGGTPGTILGTRTITMGSIDGGGIFYFAFDPPVAVPVSQEIAVGVDFSSLVWSTDTLAIVTNADGETSTSTGFEKWNTGTWYTYNAGWGATLSNYIFPDLTSNLPNATITATPTTICEGESVDFDATGSSFEDTLIWTFAGTTPLNSNNVTESVIYNNAGTYTAYLETVGGGCGNYAVDSVQITVNATPTVLINATADEICVGGGPVTLTASGASSYVWSPGGQTTATINVNPSVTTTYSVTGTSAGCSSDATIQLVVGQYPVLNAVVTDADCNGASTGAIDLTVSGSSGNETFDWGTQGTTEDISGLSAGSYSVTVTSEEGCATTDSYTVNEPTALSVSSSTTNASCGLSDGTASLIISGGTPSYAQNWGAASPNALPGGTHSYTVTDANGCVFNGNVTITNPSAPVVTENTSTDVSCNGLSDGTASVNVTGGTAPYTEDWGGFNPSALPAGTYAVNVTDNANCVGSVTITITQPTALATNPTVTNASCNGSTDGTATLNVSGGTPSYSEDWGANNPSTLGAGTYSVTVTDANGCTLTDNVTITEPTALSATSSVVQPSCNGDTDGAVTLTISGGTPAYTEDWGSDNPTALGAGTYSPTISDANGCSTTLSITVNEPAVLAIAPSVTDASCFGEQDGSVNLNITGGTTPYSENWGGENPNALGAGTYNVTYTDANGCSGTTSVTITEPTALTLTGSVINESETPGNDGEIDITVGGGTPGYTYNWDSGQNTEDIAGLDSGFYMITVTDANGCTIDSTFYIGYSFVSLTDWKDKGFKMYPNPTSEFIKIELTGDFTYEITNDLGQLISTGNSSNSKIIDVSDFSDGVYYLKLLQNNEFLTVRFVKI, encoded by the coding sequence ATGAACTTGAAATCTACCATGATGGCTTTGGCCATTACTTTGTGCGCTTTGATGTCAAATGCACAAACAGTCTTTGAGAACTATCAAGACGGAAAAATTTGGTTTCAGCTTAGCAGCGAAGAGACCATCAATGAAAATCTTAGCCGAAATGGAGCTGAAATAGACGATAATTTGTTAGCAAACTATCAGTTTATTAATCAGTATCAAAATCAATTCGGTATTACAAATCTTACCAGACCATTTAAAAATGCAACCGGAAGAGGAAGCAAACCTTTGGTAAGAACATTTTTAATTGAATTTGATAATCACAATGGCGTGAATGATCTGATTACTTTACTAGAAAATAGTGGTAAAGTAGTTTATGCAGAGAAAGTGCCATATGACAAGATTGACCTAACTCCTAATGATCCTTTATATGGTTCACAGTGGGGATTATCGCAAATTCAAGCTGATTTAGCATGGAACATTTCTACAGGAAGTTCTTCTGTTATTGTAGCTACTGTTGATAATGCTGTTCAAACAAATCATGTTGATTTAGCCGGAAACATGTGGGTAAATCCAGGTGAAATTGCCAACAACGGAATTGATGATGACGGAAATGGTTATGTTGACGACATCAACGGATGGGATGTTGGAGACAACGATAACAACCCAAATCCCGCTAACGGAAACTGGGATCACGGAACTCACGTGGCCGGTATTACTGGTGCTGAATCTAACAATTCAACTGGTGTTGCCTCAATAGGTTTTGGTATTTCAATTATGGCTGTGAAAGCCACTGCTAACAGTGCTTCATACAATGCTGTAACAGATGGATATGACGGAATTTATTACGCAGCCTTAAATGGTGCTGACGTTATCAACTGTTCTTGGGGTGGATATGGATATTCTTCAACTGGACAAAATGTTGTTAACTGGGCTTGGAACCAAGGTAGTATTGTTGTTGCAGCTGCAGGTAATGATAATTACGATATGGATGCAGGTAATGATCACTATCCTTCTAATTATAACAATGTTGTATGTGTTGCTTCATCTACCACTGGAGACAGTAAATCATCATTTTCAAATTACGGCAGTGACGTAGACGTAACTGCTCCAGGAAGTAGTATTAGATCTACAGTACCTTTTGATAGTTACGCATACATGTCAGGTACATCAATGGCATCACCAATGGTTGCTGGATTGCTTGGATTAATGATCTCTGCTAACCCGGGACTACCAAATCAAGATTATGTAAACTGTTTAACCAGCTCTTGCGACAATATTGACGGAATCAATCCGAGCTACGCTGGAGACCTTGGTTCAGGAAGAATTAACGCACTTACATCTTTAAACTGTGTTGTAGCTTCTTTGAACAATCCACCTGTTGCAGATTTCACTGCCAACTATACCACAATTACAGTAGGTAGTTCAGTTACTTTTACAGATTTAACTTACTACAACCCTACTTCATGGTCATGGAACTTTGACAACCAATCATTAGGAGGTGTAACACCTGCAACTGCTTCTACTCAAGGACCTCACACTGTAACCTATAACAACCCAGGCTTTTATGAAGTTCAGTTGATCGCAACTAACGGAAACGGTTCTGATGCAGAAACCAAAACAGCTTATATTGAAGTTGTATCTGCGGACGGTTGTAATACTTTAAACTTAGACGATCCTAACTTTACATCATTAACTTCTATCCATGTTGGATGGAATCCAAGTTTATATACAACAGGTACAGGTGGAGCTGATGGCTTTGTTTCTGGTAACAATACGTATGGAGATGTTGCGAAAGCTGAATACTTTCCTGCAGGTATGGTTGGATCATCTAGTCATGTTGTAGGAACTTATGTTTGGTTTGGTGCAGCTTATGCAGCTAATCAAAATAAAACAATTGATATAAATGTATATGACGCTACAGGTGGAACACCTGGAACTATCTTAGGAACAAGAACAATCACCATGGGAAGTATTGATGGTGGTGGAATTTTCTATTTCGCTTTTGACCCTCCTGTTGCAGTGCCCGTTTCACAAGAAATTGCAGTTGGAGTGGATTTTTCAAGCTTAGTTTGGAGCACAGATACTTTAGCTATAGTAACCAATGCAGATGGAGAAACATCTACATCTACAGGCTTTGAAAAATGGAATACTGGAACATGGTATACATATAATGCAGGTTGGGGTGCAACATTAAGTAATTATATTTTCCCTGATCTAACTTCAAACTTACCTAATGCAACTATCACAGCAACGCCTACAACAATATGTGAAGGTGAGTCTGTTGATTTTGACGCTACTGGATCTTCTTTTGAAGATACGCTAATCTGGACTTTCGCGGGTACAACTCCATTGAATTCTAATAATGTTACAGAATCTGTAATTTATAACAATGCAGGTACTTATACAGCATACCTTGAAACAGTAGGTGGTGGTTGTGGAAACTATGCTGTAGATTCAGTTCAAATTACTGTAAACGCAACTCCAACTGTATTAATCAATGCAACTGCTGACGAAATCTGTGTTGGTGGCGGTCCAGTTACGCTTACTGCTTCCGGAGCGTCATCATATGTTTGGTCGCCTGGCGGACAAACAACAGCTACTATTAACGTGAACCCTTCAGTAACCACCACTTATTCTGTTACTGGAACAAGTGCAGGCTGCTCTAGTGATGCTACTATCCAATTAGTTGTTGGTCAGTATCCGGTTCTAAATGCTGTTGTAACAGATGCTGACTGTAATGGAGCATCAACTGGAGCAATTGATTTAACTGTTTCCGGTTCAAGTGGAAACGAAACGTTTGATTGGGGTACTCAGGGTACAACTGAAGATATTTCTGGTTTAAGTGCCGGTTCATATTCTGTAACTGTGACATCTGAAGAAGGATGTGCAACAACAGATTCATATACAGTAAATGAGCCAACAGCACTTAGTGTTTCAAGTTCTACAACAAATGCAAGTTGTGGATTATCAGACGGAACTGCTTCATTGATTATTAGTGGAGGAACACCTTCATATGCTCAAAACTGGGGTGCAGCTAGTCCTAACGCACTACCAGGTGGAACACATTCATACACAGTAACAGATGCAAACGGTTGCGTATTTAATGGTAACGTTACTATTACAAACCCAAGTGCACCTGTGGTAACAGAAAACACTTCAACAGATGTTAGCTGTAATGGTCTATCCGACGGAACTGCATCAGTTAATGTTACTGGTGGAACCGCTCCATATACTGAAGACTGGGGAGGATTCAATCCAAGTGCTTTACCAGCAGGAACGTATGCCGTTAACGTTACTGACAATGCAAACTGTGTTGGGTCTGTGACTATCACAATTACCCAACCAACAGCTTTAGCTACAAACCCTACGGTTACTAATGCTAGCTGTAATGGATCTACTGATGGTACCGCTACATTAAACGTAAGTGGAGGAACACCATCTTATTCTGAAGACTGGGGAGCAAATAATCCTTCTACTTTAGGAGCTGGAACTTACTCGGTTACTGTAACTGATGCCAACGGATGTACTTTAACTGACAATGTAACAATCACAGAACCTACAGCATTATCTGCCACTTCATCTGTTGTTCAACCTTCTTGCAATGGAGACACTGACGGAGCTGTGACACTTACAATTTCAGGAGGTACACCTGCATATACTGAAGATTGGGGATCAGATAATCCAACAGCTTTGGGAGCAGGAACTTACTCACCTACAATCTCTGATGCCAATGGATGTTCAACAACTTTATCTATTACAGTAAATGAGCCGGCTGTATTGGCAATCGCTCCTTCGGTAACTGATGCGTCATGTTTTGGAGAACAAGATGGTTCTGTCAACTTAAACATCACAGGAGGAACTACTCCATACTCTGAAAACTGGGGTGGAGAAAATCCAAACGCTTTGGGTGCAGGAACATACAATGTTACCTACACTGATGCAAATGGATGCTCAGGTACAACATCAGTAACTATTACAGAACCTACCGCATTGACATTAACAGGTTCTGTTATCAATGAATCAGAGACTCCTGGTAATGATGGTGAAATAGACATCACTGTTGGAGGTGGTACACCTGGATATACTTATAACTGGGATTCAGGACAAAACACCGAAGACATTGCTGGATTAGACAGTGGTTTTTATATGATCACTGTAACAGATGCGAACGGATGTACAATTGATTCTACTTTCTATATTGGTTACAGTTTTGTTAGTTTAACTGATTGGAAAGACAAAGGATTTAAAATGTATCCTAACCCAACTTCAGAATTCATTAAAATTGAATTAACAGGAGATTTTACGTATGAAATTACAAATGATTTAGGTCAACTGATTTCAACTGGAAATAGCTCAAATTCTAAAATCATTGATGTCAGTGATTTTTCAGATGGAGTTTATTATTTAAAACTTCTACAGAACAACGAATTTTTAACAGTCCGATTTGTTAAAATCTAA